From Chryseobacterium sp. H1D6B, a single genomic window includes:
- a CDS encoding ATP-binding protein, translating into MPHWNNQSSVVLWIWIGIGILSLTTLFITLLVLNYLKSIKKNKRKVIQLVRNTQTECLEDLLYLQERDRERLAEELHDNIISSLNLIRLNINYKNPTELNLDLKRSMQHIRELSHNLTPPDLNEIELADLITDYLEQAGKSIEMKYHIVTAETMISSAVKLNIFRIVQELTTNILKHADASKIDLFLKTSAQYLTLTVEDNGIGFIPADQSGGIGLRNINSRARQIGAVYKFKTNPEKGTKFIIRASIK; encoded by the coding sequence ATGCCGCATTGGAACAATCAGAGCTCGGTAGTCCTGTGGATATGGATAGGTATTGGAATATTGTCTTTAACTACATTATTTATAACGCTGTTGGTACTTAATTACCTGAAAAGTATCAAAAAAAATAAAAGAAAAGTCATACAGCTTGTCCGGAATACACAGACAGAATGCCTGGAAGACCTATTGTATTTACAGGAAAGAGACAGAGAAAGGCTGGCAGAAGAACTTCATGACAACATCATCTCAAGCCTTAATCTAATCCGTCTGAATATTAATTATAAAAATCCTACTGAATTAAATTTAGATTTAAAAAGATCGATGCAGCACATCCGGGAATTATCACATAACCTGACCCCTCCGGATCTGAATGAAATTGAGCTGGCCGACTTAATTACAGACTATCTTGAACAGGCGGGTAAAAGTATAGAGATGAAATATCATATTGTAACAGCTGAAACAATGATAAGCAGTGCTGTAAAATTAAATATTTTCAGAATTGTACAGGAACTGACCACCAATATTTTAAAACATGCAGATGCTTCAAAAATTGATCTCTTCCTTAAAACCTCAGCTCAATATCTTACCTTAACCGTAGAAGATAACGGCATCGGTTTCATACCGGCAGATCAATCGGGAGGAATCGGCCTGAGAAATATCAACTCAAGAGCCCGGCAGATCGGGGCTGTATATAAATTTAAAACCAATCCAGAAAAAGGCACAAAATTCATAATCCGTGCCTCAATTAAATAA
- a CDS encoding response regulator transcription factor — protein sequence MKIKIGIVDDDLLFVQLLKNYIDSSENCSVVLTSTSGHLFLNEINTQPLDILILDLRMADGDGLEVMAALSKTAEAAKIIVLSSFYRRSFMGQMLKMGAHAFLSKEIELEELLNVINAVHHTGHYFSNEQVNVMRNQLSNKLPEFHAYSKDNLTEREVDILKLVCQQLSTKEIADTLFISPKTVETHKTNLIIKTCVKNMAGLVIYAVQNNIVDADEIILFDK from the coding sequence ATGAAAATTAAGATCGGTATTGTAGATGACGACCTGCTGTTTGTACAGCTTTTAAAAAATTATATTGACAGCAGTGAAAACTGCAGCGTTGTGCTGACCTCAACAAGCGGCCATCTTTTTCTTAACGAAATAAACACCCAGCCCCTCGATATTTTAATTCTGGATCTAAGGATGGCCGATGGTGACGGGCTGGAAGTGATGGCTGCCTTATCAAAAACAGCAGAGGCAGCGAAAATCATTGTGCTTTCGAGCTTTTACCGGCGTTCTTTTATGGGACAGATGCTGAAAATGGGCGCCCATGCTTTTTTATCAAAAGAAATTGAACTCGAAGAGCTTTTAAATGTTATCAATGCTGTACATCATACCGGCCATTACTTTTCTAATGAACAGGTCAATGTGATGCGGAACCAGCTTTCCAATAAACTGCCGGAGTTTCATGCTTATTCGAAAGACAACCTTACAGAACGGGAAGTAGATATTCTAAAACTGGTCTGCCAGCAGCTGAGCACTAAAGAAATTGCAGACACGCTTTTCATTTCTCCCAAAACAGTAGAAACCCATAAAACCAACCTCATCATCAAAACCTGTGTGAAAAATATGGCCGGACTCGTGATTTACGCCGTTCAGAATAACATCGTGGATGCTGATGAAATTATTTTGTTTGATAAATAA
- a CDS encoding RebB family R body protein codes for MSQTVNPQITDAVTQSNVKVVGEAPAVALGNVYQAAAHSTGIMFENAVNSQNQQNILGQAATNQGVMQIYSIDTIADAISISKMLSAS; via the coding sequence ATGTCACAAACAGTTAATCCTCAAATTACAGACGCCGTTACCCAGTCTAATGTAAAAGTAGTGGGTGAAGCCCCTGCGGTGGCTTTAGGCAACGTTTATCAGGCAGCGGCACATTCTACCGGAATCATGTTTGAAAACGCTGTGAATTCACAGAACCAGCAGAATATTTTAGGTCAGGCAGCAACTAATCAGGGCGTTATGCAGATTTACAGTATTGATACCATAGCGGATGCTATTTCTATTTCAAAAATGTTAAGCGCTTCTTAA
- a CDS encoding RebB family R body protein — protein MATTVNEQITDAVTQSNVKVVAEAPAVALGNVYQAAAHSTGIMFENAVNSQNQQNILGQAATTQGVMQIYSMDTIADAISIATMLGAS, from the coding sequence ATGGCAACAACAGTCAATGAACAAATCACAGACGCAGTTACTCAATCGAATGTAAAAGTAGTAGCAGAAGCTCCGGCAGTCGCTTTAGGCAACGTTTATCAGGCAGCAGCGCATTCCACAGGAATCATGTTTGAAAACGCAGTAAATTCACAGAACCAGCAGAATATTTTAGGTCAGGCAGCGACTACTCAAGGGGTAATGCAGATCTACAGCATGGATACCATAGCAGATGCTATTTCTATTGCTACAATGCTTGGAGCTTCTTAA
- a CDS encoding RebB family R body protein, with product MATTVNEQITDAVTQSNVKVVAEAPAIALGNVYQAAAHSTGIMFENAVNSQNQQNILGQAATTQGVMQIYSMDTVADAISIAKMLGAS from the coding sequence ATGGCAACAACAGTCAATGAACAAATTACAGACGCCGTTACCCAGTCTAATGTAAAGGTGGTAGCAGAAGCTCCGGCAATTGCTCTAGGCAACGTTTACCAGGCGGCAGCGCATTCCACAGGAATCATGTTTGAAAATGCGGTGAATTCGCAGAACCAGCAGAATATTCTGGGACAGGCAGCCACTACACAGGGCGTGATGCAGATCTACAGCATGGATACCGTAGCAGATGCTATTTCAATCGCTAAAATGCTGGGAGCATCTTAA
- a CDS encoding RebB family R body protein, protein MATTVSPQITDAVTQSNVKVVGEAPAVALGNVYQAAAHSTGIMFENAVNSQNQQNILGQAATTQGVMQIYSIDTVSDAISIAKMLGAS, encoded by the coding sequence ATGGCAACAACAGTTAGTCCACAGATCACAGACGCCGTTACGCAGTCTAATGTAAAAGTGGTAGGAGAAGCTCCAGCCGTGGCTTTAGGAAATGTCTATCAGGCAGCAGCCCATTCTACTGGAATTATGTTTGAAAATGCGGTGAATTCACAGAACCAGCAGAATATTTTAGGCCAGGCGGCCACTACGCAGGGAGTGATGCAGATTTACAGTATTGATACAGTATCGGATGCTATTTCGATTGCAAAAATGCTGGGCGCTTCTTAA
- a CDS encoding RebB family R body protein, which translates to MGNKVNTQVVGMSTAVSEAITMQVSAHSTGLMFEQSVLNQQRDFLTAASNSVMGCKKLSGRKLRYEEIIALRKNRFGG; encoded by the coding sequence ATGGGAAACAAAGTAAATACACAGGTTGTAGGGATGTCTACGGCCGTATCTGAGGCTATTACCATGCAGGTAAGCGCGCACTCTACAGGATTAATGTTCGAGCAGTCTGTATTGAACCAGCAGAGGGATTTTTTGACAGCAGCGAGTAACTCCGTAATGGGATGTAAAAAGCTGTCCGGAAGAAAATTGAGGTATGAAGAAATAATAGCATTGAGAAAAAACAGATTTGGCGGTTAG